A window of the Xylanivirga thermophila genome harbors these coding sequences:
- a CDS encoding DUF1667 domain-containing protein, with translation MMKLVCILCPRGCNLIVDKTGEEWNVKGNGCKRGVQYAIQEATCPMRTVTTSMWIDGGDYKLISVKTDKPIPKERIGEVLDEISRKNVYAPIDIGDVLIYNVADTDANIVATRRVCAV, from the coding sequence ATGATGAAGCTTGTATGCATTCTGTGTCCCAGGGGATGTAATTTGATTGTAGATAAAACAGGGGAGGAATGGAATGTAAAGGGAAATGGATGTAAAAGGGGCGTGCAATATGCAATTCAGGAGGCTACCTGTCCTATGAGGACGGTAACTACATCCATGTGGATAGATGGGGGCGATTACAAGCTTATTTCTGTAAAGACTGATAAACCTATCCCAAAGGAGAGAATAGGAGAAGTATTGGATGAGATATCCAGAAAAAATGTATATGCTCCGATAGATATAGGGGATGTATTGATATATAATGTGGCAGATACCGATGCAAATATAGTCGCTACAAGAAGAGTATGTGCTGTATAA
- a CDS encoding zinc ribbon domain-containing protein gives MFFIGIFGIQDNERIIKEFENIVCKCGSYSRAQFIEKYTYFHLFFIPLFRWNKRYYVRFRCCNRLYKVPKDYIDELKSSNTVDIDRLEEIYGYDVYYDKGEKSCTCSHCGAEIDNSFSYCPYCGNRI, from the coding sequence ATGTTTTTCATAGGTATATTTGGTATTCAAGATAATGAACGTATCATTAAAGAATTTGAAAATATAGTATGTAAGTGTGGCAGTTATTCAAGGGCTCAGTTTATTGAGAAGTATACTTATTTTCATTTATTTTTTATTCCTTTATTTAGATGGAATAAGAGATATTATGTGCGTTTTAGATGTTGTAATAGATTATATAAAGTGCCAAAGGATTATATTGATGAACTCAAGTCTAGTAATACTGTTGATATTGACAGGTTAGAAGAGATATATGGTTATGATGTCTATTATGATAAAGGTGAAAAGAGTTGTACCTGTTCCCATTGTGGTGCAGAGATAGATAATTCCTTTTCATATTGTCCCTATTGTGGAAATAGGATATGA
- a CDS encoding DegV family protein: MNTDTVVIADSCCDLPYEYIQKRNVPIIYYTYMLNGTEYIDDFGHTMPYEDFFAAMRKGAVPTTSQVNVHVFADMFEKYIKEGKSIIYLSFSSGLTGSFNNALMARNMLIEKYENADITIIDTLSASIGEGLLVYNAVEMLHNGASKQEIIDWVEQNKWRINHWFTVDNLVYLKRGGRVSGAKAFVANVMDIKPVLNIDNEGHLIPIYKAKGRKKAMRTLVSRMEELAVNPEEQVVAINHGDALDDALWVAEKVKEKFNVKDIIINSVGPVIGSHSGPGTLSLFFFAEKRFINEK; the protein is encoded by the coding sequence ATGAATACAGATACAGTAGTAATAGCCGACTCATGCTGTGACCTGCCTTATGAATATATCCAAAAACGAAATGTTCCAATTATATACTATACATATATGTTAAATGGCACTGAATACATAGATGACTTCGGCCATACTATGCCTTACGAGGACTTTTTTGCCGCAATGCGAAAAGGCGCCGTACCTACAACTTCCCAGGTAAACGTACATGTTTTTGCAGATATGTTTGAAAAATACATAAAAGAAGGAAAATCTATTATATATTTGAGCTTTTCCTCAGGGCTTACAGGCAGTTTTAATAATGCCCTTATGGCTAGAAATATGCTAATAGAAAAATATGAAAACGCAGACATAACTATTATCGATACCCTCTCAGCCTCCATAGGGGAAGGGTTGTTGGTATATAATGCCGTTGAAATGCTCCATAACGGTGCTTCTAAACAGGAGATAATAGATTGGGTAGAGCAAAATAAATGGCGCATCAACCACTGGTTTACAGTAGATAACCTAGTATACCTCAAGAGAGGCGGGAGAGTTTCAGGTGCTAAAGCCTTTGTAGCCAATGTAATGGATATAAAACCTGTCCTAAACATAGATAATGAAGGTCATCTTATTCCCATATACAAGGCAAAAGGGCGAAAAAAGGCTATGCGTACACTGGTAAGTAGGATGGAAGAGTTAGCGGTAAATCCCGAAGAGCAGGTAGTTGCCATAAATCATGGTGATGCTTTAGATGATGCCCTATGGGTGGCAGAGAAGGTAAAGGAAAAATTCAATGTAAAGGATATCATAATAAACTCTGTAGGACCAGTTATAGGCTCCCATTCAGGACCAGGCACCCTATCACTATTTTTCTTTGCAGAAAAACGTTTTATAAATGAAAAATAG